One region of Hymenobacter sediminicola genomic DNA includes:
- the metF gene encoding methylenetetrahydrofolate reductase [NAD(P)H] has product MKVTEHLNRAEGKTLFSFEVLPPKKGENIQNLFSNIEPLMEFKPPFIDVTYHREEYVYRQHPNGLLEKKTVRKRPGTVGICAAIKNRFDVDTVPHLICGGFSKEETENALIDLHFLGIDNVLALRGDPIKSEGNFIPNPDGHAYACDLIGQVADLNKGAYLDEKQDDVWATSFCIGTAGYPEKHFESPNYGADLRYLKHKVDRGADYIVTQMFFDNEQFFAFEKRCREAGITVPIIPGLKPLTTKSQLTMLPRAFYLNIPEELADAVHLAPDNTAAREIGIEWCINQSKELMAHGVPVLHYYSMGKSESIRRVAAALF; this is encoded by the coding sequence ATGAAAGTAACCGAACACCTGAACCGCGCCGAAGGCAAAACGCTGTTTTCCTTCGAGGTTCTCCCCCCAAAAAAGGGCGAGAACATCCAAAATCTGTTCTCCAACATCGAGCCGCTGATGGAGTTCAAGCCGCCGTTTATTGACGTCACGTACCACCGCGAGGAGTACGTGTACCGCCAGCATCCCAACGGTCTGCTGGAAAAGAAAACTGTGCGCAAGCGGCCCGGCACTGTGGGCATCTGCGCGGCCATCAAAAACCGCTTCGACGTAGACACCGTGCCGCACCTGATCTGCGGCGGCTTTTCCAAGGAGGAGACAGAAAATGCCCTCATCGACCTGCATTTTCTGGGCATCGACAACGTGTTGGCTCTGCGTGGCGACCCTATCAAATCCGAAGGCAACTTCATTCCCAATCCTGACGGCCACGCATATGCTTGCGACCTGATTGGGCAAGTGGCGGACCTGAACAAAGGAGCGTATCTGGATGAAAAGCAGGATGATGTGTGGGCTACCAGCTTTTGTATCGGTACGGCCGGCTACCCCGAAAAGCACTTCGAGTCGCCAAACTACGGGGCCGATTTGCGCTATCTTAAGCACAAAGTGGACCGCGGCGCCGACTATATCGTGACGCAGATGTTCTTCGACAACGAGCAGTTTTTCGCCTTCGAGAAGCGCTGCCGCGAAGCCGGTATTACGGTGCCTATCATCCCCGGCCTCAAGCCGCTCACTACCAAAAGCCAACTCACCATGCTGCCGCGTGCCTTCTACCTCAACATTCCAGAGGAGTTGGCTGATGCCGTACATTTGGCCCCAGACAACACAGCAGCCCGCGAAATCGGGATTGAATGGTGCATCAACCAAAGCAAGGAGCTAATGGCCCACGGTGTGCCGGTGCTGCACTACTATAGCATGGGCAAGTCGGAGAGTATCCGGCGGGTGGCGGCGGCTTTATTTTAG
- a CDS encoding tetratricopeptide repeat protein: MDTLNELFERLRVATTPTEIEALQNGIWQLWLATGNQRLDKHLEAGMRAMAAGDYSHAIADFTVLVEEHPTYAEGWNKRATAYYLRGEYRASISDIQQTLRLEPRHFGALSGWATMIRMLGDDAGALRVLLRLQRICRHWPGLQAQLHDLRNRLGDTES; encoded by the coding sequence TTGGATACGCTGAATGAGCTATTTGAGCGTCTGCGCGTGGCTACTACGCCTACCGAGATAGAGGCCCTGCAAAACGGTATCTGGCAGCTATGGCTGGCCACGGGTAATCAGCGGCTGGACAAGCATCTGGAGGCCGGTATGCGGGCTATGGCTGCCGGCGACTATAGCCACGCCATTGCAGATTTTACGGTACTGGTGGAGGAGCACCCCACGTATGCAGAAGGCTGGAATAAGCGCGCAACTGCCTACTACCTGCGAGGAGAATACCGCGCCTCCATCAGCGACATTCAGCAGACACTTCGCCTGGAACCGCGCCATTTTGGGGCACTGAGCGGCTGGGCGACAATGATCCGCATGCTCGGCGACGATGCAGGCGCCTTGCGCGTGTTGTTGCGCCTGCAGCGCATCTGCCGCCACTGGCCGGGCCTGCAGGCCCAGTTGCACGATTTGCGCAACCGATTAGGGGATACAGAAAGCTAA
- a CDS encoding energy transducer TonB, which yields MKHAYTLGALCALSLLLISPDTTAQRRKSDLEAGEMVKGKKVGVWEYFSLTRDGRQVLVQRYDHTANKLIFYRPIEDIPYETEVQPGQWTRTRVEQPPLFIGGEAALAAYMARLNYPQQAQSRNIQGRVLVSFAIDTLGRATSHKVLMGIGGGCDEEALRLSRTIPAQWIPARLNGRAVPVVYELPFTFRLQAPR from the coding sequence ATGAAACACGCTTACACTTTAGGGGCACTCTGTGCCCTTTCACTGCTATTGATAAGCCCTGATACTACCGCCCAGCGCCGCAAAAGCGACCTGGAAGCCGGCGAAATGGTGAAAGGAAAAAAAGTAGGTGTCTGGGAATATTTCAGCCTGACCCGCGACGGCCGACAGGTGCTAGTACAACGCTACGACCATACCGCCAACAAACTCATTTTTTACCGGCCTATCGAGGACATTCCGTATGAAACGGAGGTGCAGCCAGGCCAATGGACCCGGACGCGCGTGGAACAGCCGCCGCTTTTTATTGGCGGTGAAGCGGCACTAGCAGCCTATATGGCCCGCCTCAACTACCCGCAGCAAGCCCAAAGCCGCAATATTCAGGGCCGCGTGCTGGTTTCTTTTGCCATTGATACGCTGGGCCGTGCTACCTCCCACAAAGTTCTGATGGGTATTGGGGGCGGGTGCGACGAAGAGGCGCTACGTCTTAGCCGTACTATTCCGGCGCAGTGGATTCCGGCCCGCCTGAATGGCCGTGCCGTGCCGGTGGTGTATGAACTACCGTTTACGTTTCGGCTTCAGGCACCGCGTTAG
- a CDS encoding N-acetylmuramoyl-L-alanine amidase, which translates to MAALLLLGQVAQAQRLIRKAETIPAGELWLSPGDALQVRLLGEPGGQASFLNGQLLTELTTEQAQGVRGVYQGTYQVQPTDTLSGGKPLWLHLRLPDGRHDSLQTSFPVRLLNPNQPQLAVTKGALAHLNYGLGDDRLGGAKMGYLDSLVLLHVVGRVADQYRVRLAEGHYAWAPVAGVRLLPAGGFVPASLTGSWSVLGDSLYDYVRMPLTQRLPYRSQVLQNPTRLVIDVFGATSNTNWITQRAGLRELGTIYYEQPQPDVFRMVLPLRHHQSWGYHIGYEKNTLVVQVARPPAKLRLKGLLVAIDAGHGGTNVGAIGASGAREKDLTLAIAQQLRQELERRGARVLMTRETDVSLEIAERVALLRRRRPALLVSIHVNSTGGTTARGTSAFYRYPAYKPLAEALYGRMQETGLPGWGLVGNFNFGLNGPTEYPNALVETAFVSNPEDEKLLTDPIRQEQMANAMAAGIDDFLKAARKKGLGGWLSKQAATE; encoded by the coding sequence GTGGCAGCTCTCCTGCTGTTGGGGCAGGTGGCACAGGCGCAGCGCCTTATTCGTAAGGCGGAAACTATACCAGCCGGCGAACTATGGCTAAGTCCTGGCGACGCGCTGCAGGTGCGCTTGCTGGGAGAGCCGGGCGGCCAAGCCTCTTTCCTGAACGGCCAGCTCCTGACGGAGCTAACCACTGAGCAGGCCCAAGGTGTGCGAGGTGTGTATCAAGGAACCTATCAGGTGCAGCCCACTGATACCCTGAGCGGAGGTAAGCCGCTGTGGCTGCACCTGCGCCTGCCCGATGGCCGCCATGATTCGCTGCAAACGTCTTTCCCAGTGCGGCTGCTAAACCCAAACCAGCCACAGCTGGCCGTGACCAAAGGCGCACTGGCCCACCTCAACTACGGCCTCGGCGATGACCGGCTGGGTGGGGCCAAGATGGGCTACCTCGATTCGTTGGTGCTGCTGCATGTGGTAGGCCGGGTGGCAGACCAATACCGCGTGCGGCTGGCGGAAGGCCACTATGCTTGGGCACCGGTAGCAGGCGTCCGGCTGCTTCCTGCCGGCGGCTTTGTGCCTGCTTCCCTCACCGGTTCCTGGAGCGTGCTCGGCGACTCCCTCTACGACTATGTGCGTATGCCCCTAACACAGCGGCTGCCTTACCGTTCTCAGGTGCTTCAGAACCCCACGCGGCTAGTGATAGATGTATTTGGAGCCACGTCTAACACCAACTGGATAACCCAGCGGGCTGGCTTGCGCGAGCTAGGCACCATCTACTACGAGCAGCCGCAACCCGATGTATTCAGGATGGTACTGCCTTTGCGCCACCACCAAAGCTGGGGCTACCACATTGGATACGAGAAAAATACGTTGGTTGTGCAGGTGGCGCGCCCACCCGCCAAACTACGCCTGAAGGGGCTGTTGGTGGCTATTGATGCCGGGCACGGCGGCACCAATGTAGGAGCTATTGGCGCCAGCGGAGCCCGTGAGAAAGACCTTACACTGGCTATAGCCCAACAGCTGCGGCAGGAATTGGAGCGCCGGGGAGCCCGCGTACTTATGACCCGCGAAACTGATGTGAGCCTGGAAATAGCAGAACGGGTAGCATTGCTGCGGCGGCGGCGGCCGGCCCTGTTGGTCAGTATCCACGTCAACTCTACTGGTGGCACCACGGCGCGTGGTACCAGTGCTTTCTACCGCTACCCAGCCTACAAGCCGTTGGCTGAGGCACTGTATGGGCGTATGCAGGAAACCGGCTTGCCAGGGTGGGGGCTAGTTGGCAATTTCAACTTTGGCCTCAACGGACCGACCGAATACCCGAATGCGCTGGTAGAAACGGCTTTCGTATCAAATCCGGAAGACGAGAAACTGCTGACTGACCCCATCCGGCAGGAGCAGATGGCCAATGCTATGGCGGCCGGAATCGACGACTTTCTGAAGGCTGCACGGAAGAAAGGCCTGGGCGGGTGGCTGAGTAAGCAGGCAGCTACAGAATAA
- a CDS encoding L-lactate MFS transporter has product MAEDSLLDRSRTVAGPGYNRWLVPPAALAIHLAIGQAYAFSVFKKPLGALISGNPDAPAPTDWTPGQLGVIFSIAIVLLGLSAAIFGKWLERVGPRKAMLASSLCFGGGFFIAALGVHLHSIWLVYFGYGFVGGIGLGIGYISPVSTLIKWFPDRRGVATGMAIMGFGGGAMIGSPLAVTLMDHFKAAGTGTLGVAATFLAMGLIYLLFMQFGVWTIRVPADDWKPEGYVPSNEHNALITTGNVTADNAIKTPQFWLLWVVLCMNVTAGIGVLETASPLIQESFSDGVMGAGRGVTAAAAAGFVGLLSLFNLLGRFFWSSASDKMGRKTTYAIYFGLGILLYALVPTLGAGAQLTLFVVVTCVILSMYGGGFATIPAYLSDLFGKLQVGAIHGRLLTAWSTAGVLGPVIVNYLHTNAKANGLVGAAAYQSVFYTMAGLLVVGLIANFLVRPVAEQYFEKEAAKKAAA; this is encoded by the coding sequence ATGGCAGAAGACTCCTTACTGGACCGCAGCCGCACCGTAGCCGGGCCCGGCTACAATCGTTGGCTGGTGCCCCCCGCCGCCCTGGCCATTCACCTGGCAATTGGGCAGGCATATGCATTCAGCGTATTCAAAAAGCCCCTCGGTGCCCTCATCAGTGGCAACCCCGATGCCCCCGCACCTACTGACTGGACACCTGGGCAGTTGGGGGTTATCTTTTCTATTGCTATTGTGCTGCTAGGTCTTTCCGCGGCCATTTTTGGAAAATGGCTGGAGCGGGTAGGTCCTCGCAAAGCCATGCTGGCGTCGTCGCTGTGCTTTGGTGGTGGCTTCTTTATTGCGGCTTTGGGTGTACATCTGCACAGCATCTGGCTGGTATATTTCGGCTACGGCTTTGTAGGCGGCATTGGGCTGGGCATTGGCTATATCTCACCGGTGAGTACACTCATTAAGTGGTTTCCAGACCGCCGCGGCGTGGCTACAGGCATGGCCATTATGGGCTTTGGCGGCGGCGCCATGATTGGCTCGCCACTGGCCGTAACCCTCATGGACCACTTTAAGGCGGCTGGAACCGGCACGCTGGGCGTAGCCGCCACGTTCCTGGCTATGGGCCTGATTTATCTGCTGTTCATGCAGTTCGGTGTCTGGACCATTCGGGTGCCGGCGGATGACTGGAAACCAGAAGGCTACGTGCCTTCCAACGAGCACAACGCCTTGATTACGACCGGTAACGTCACGGCCGACAACGCCATTAAGACGCCGCAATTCTGGCTGCTGTGGGTGGTATTGTGTATGAATGTGACGGCCGGTATCGGGGTGCTCGAAACGGCCTCGCCCCTTATCCAAGAGTCTTTCTCAGACGGAGTGATGGGCGCGGGCCGGGGCGTTACTGCTGCTGCTGCTGCGGGCTTTGTGGGGCTGCTGAGTCTGTTCAACCTGCTAGGGCGCTTCTTCTGGTCGTCGGCTTCGGACAAGATGGGTCGCAAAACCACTTATGCCATCTACTTCGGACTGGGGATTCTGCTCTATGCCTTGGTGCCCACATTGGGAGCCGGCGCCCAGCTTACGCTGTTTGTGGTAGTAACCTGTGTGATTCTGAGCATGTATGGTGGCGGCTTTGCCACCATCCCAGCCTACCTCTCCGATTTGTTCGGCAAGCTACAAGTGGGCGCCATCCACGGCCGCCTGCTTACGGCCTGGAGTACGGCTGGTGTGCTGGGCCCTGTCATCGTGAACTACCTGCATACCAATGCCAAGGCCAATGGCTTGGTAGGGGCGGCCGCGTATCAGTCAGTGTTCTACACCATGGCGGGCCTGCTGGTCGTGGGGTTGATTGCCAACTTCCTAGTGCGGCCTGTGGCGGAGCAATACTTCGAGAAGGAAGCTGCTAAAAAAGCAGCGGCCTAA
- a CDS encoding MFS transporter small subunit, whose translation MDQKTSYPNSDATPSSTGAVAFAWLFVGVPLAWGVSQTFIKALALFQ comes from the coding sequence ATGGACCAGAAAACCTCTTATCCCAATTCTGACGCCACGCCCAGCTCTACCGGAGCTGTGGCTTTCGCCTGGCTCTTCGTGGGCGTTCCATTGGCTTGGGGCGTTTCTCAGACCTTTATCAAAGCCTTGGCCCTGTTTCAATAA
- a CDS encoding DUF2007 domain-containing protein, with product MYDESPDTPIVLLASFANVISAHLAKNQLDAAGIPSFLSNENRPYGPISGGVRLHVREQDLTEAQEILEDSRTSMHALAHSEEETTADAARCPRCHHTDVVCQQTPQPTHTLLTRLRLWLLDPEKPQCHCFHCGLDFEG from the coding sequence ATGTACGACGAGTCTCCTGATACCCCGATTGTGCTGCTGGCATCCTTCGCCAATGTTATTTCAGCGCACCTGGCCAAAAACCAGCTGGACGCGGCCGGTATTCCCAGTTTCCTCAGCAACGAAAACCGCCCCTATGGCCCTATTTCGGGAGGCGTGCGGCTGCACGTACGGGAGCAGGACTTAACAGAAGCGCAGGAAATATTAGAAGATAGCCGCACGAGCATGCATGCGCTGGCGCACTCTGAAGAGGAAACCACCGCCGATGCTGCCCGCTGCCCCCGCTGCCACCATACCGACGTAGTCTGCCAGCAGACGCCACAGCCCACCCACACCCTGCTTACCCGCCTGCGCCTCTGGCTCCTGGACCCCGAGAAACCCCAGTGCCACTGCTTCCACTGCGGGCTGGATTTTGAGGGATGA
- a CDS encoding molybdopterin molybdotransferase MoeA gives MISAEQATQLIAATIRPLPIELLSLPLAAGRVLREDLRADRDFPPFNRVAMDGIVVQYAALEAGQTEFLVERTQFAGQPPEPLQNPQAAIEIMTGASLPEGADTSIRYEDLTFRTDETTGQRYAQVQVPPPRAGHNIHPRAADRRQGDLLLPAGTVLGPTELAVAATIGAATVAVTRRPRVAVVSTGDELVPITATPLPHQIRRSNGLMLQAAADTAGAVTALFHFNDDVAALQQGLPALLHDFDAVVLSGGVSKGKADFLPEVLRRLGVEQRFHEVQQRPGKPFWFGQHPSGAVVFALPGNPVSSFVNFYRYVHPWLQAVQHPAAVSPGPVPAVLATDVSFRPVLTHFLLVRLEDAPDGRRLAHPERAGGSGDQASLLTSNAFLELPAEQEHFPAGTVLPAWRFR, from the coding sequence ATGATTTCTGCTGAACAGGCTACCCAGCTTATTGCCGCCACCATCCGGCCGCTGCCCATCGAACTGCTGTCGTTGCCGCTGGCCGCCGGGCGCGTGCTGCGCGAAGACCTGCGCGCCGACCGGGACTTTCCGCCCTTCAACCGGGTGGCTATGGATGGTATTGTGGTACAATATGCGGCCCTTGAAGCCGGTCAGACGGAGTTTCTGGTGGAGCGGACGCAGTTTGCTGGCCAGCCACCGGAGCCCCTCCAAAATCCGCAGGCGGCCATCGAAATTATGACGGGCGCCTCGCTGCCTGAGGGTGCCGACACCAGCATCCGCTATGAAGACCTGACTTTCCGGACCGACGAAACCACCGGCCAGCGCTACGCGCAGGTGCAGGTGCCGCCGCCCCGTGCGGGCCACAACATCCATCCGCGCGCCGCCGACCGCCGCCAGGGCGACCTGCTGCTGCCGGCCGGTACCGTGCTGGGCCCCACAGAGCTAGCCGTGGCGGCCACTATTGGGGCGGCTACGGTGGCCGTTACGCGCCGCCCGCGGGTGGCAGTTGTCAGTACCGGCGACGAGCTAGTACCCATCACGGCCACTCCCCTGCCCCACCAGATCCGGCGCTCCAACGGCCTGATGCTGCAGGCTGCCGCCGATACTGCCGGGGCCGTTACGGCGCTGTTCCATTTCAACGACGACGTAGCTGCACTACAGCAGGGCCTGCCAGCACTACTACACGACTTTGATGCGGTGGTGCTGAGCGGCGGCGTATCCAAGGGCAAAGCTGATTTTTTGCCAGAGGTGCTGCGCAGGCTGGGTGTGGAGCAACGGTTTCATGAGGTGCAGCAGCGGCCAGGCAAGCCGTTTTGGTTTGGGCAGCACCCGAGCGGAGCAGTAGTGTTTGCGCTGCCCGGCAATCCGGTGTCGTCGTTCGTGAACTTTTACCGCTACGTGCACCCGTGGCTGCAGGCGGTGCAGCACCCGGCGGCGGTATCACCTGGCCCCGTGCCCGCAGTACTAGCTACCGATGTCAGCTTTCGGCCGGTTCTCACGCATTTTCTGCTGGTGCGGCTGGAAGATGCGCCCGACGGCCGGCGCCTCGCGCATCCCGAGCGTGCCGGCGGCTCCGGCGACCAAGCCAGCCTGCTGACCAGCAATGCTTTTCTGGAGCTTCCCGCCGAGCAGGAGCATTTCCCGGCTGGCACGGTGCTGCCGGCGTGGCGGTTCCGGTGA
- the moaC gene encoding cyclic pyranopterin monophosphate synthase MoaC, translating into MSDSPKLTHLNAAGQPAMVDVGAKTATRRVARARSRVVLGPEIIALVQQGDLPTRKGPVFQTAILAGIMGAKRTSELIPLCHPLGLDDCQVRIEVDGPDAVLIECTASVTGKTGVEMEALTGASVAALTIYDMCKALSHDIVIQETRLLSKTGGKQDFYHAG; encoded by the coding sequence ATGTCCGATTCTCCTAAACTCACGCACCTCAACGCCGCCGGCCAGCCCGCTATGGTCGATGTGGGCGCCAAAACCGCCACCCGCCGCGTAGCCCGCGCCCGCAGCCGCGTGGTGCTCGGCCCCGAAATTATAGCGCTGGTGCAGCAGGGCGACCTGCCCACCCGCAAAGGCCCCGTGTTCCAGACCGCCATTCTGGCCGGCATCATGGGGGCCAAGCGCACCTCCGAGCTGATTCCGCTGTGCCACCCGCTGGGACTCGACGACTGCCAGGTGCGCATTGAAGTAGATGGGCCCGATGCCGTGCTGATTGAGTGCACGGCCAGCGTCACGGGCAAAACCGGCGTCGAAATGGAAGCCCTGACCGGCGCATCGGTAGCGGCCCTCACCATTTATGATATGTGCAAAGCGTTGTCGCACGACATCGTGATTCAGGAAACGCGCCTGCTGAGTAAAACCGGGGGCAAACAGGATTTTTATCATGCCGGATAA
- a CDS encoding NTP transferase domain-containing protein yields MPDNQLPLNDAPRSKHAQLTRPHAGEFGRHELAILGAPCGKIKELAARLLPLLQPTLRVAYVDADHAAGDDAAQGGSGGQDAILQAGAAAELTDKITFTRLDVKRPLDKFSQPELLQHQNLVLVNGNHFRARQQLVILDPAKPVEKKLDRLTDVRALLLPEGVTEVPAYLQAHVAEAPVPVLSLHDTAAIADLILQEWHAAAPPLRGLVLAGGRSQRMGQDKGKLSYHGQEQRAYAAEMLALFCQDVHVSCRPDQITELEYAGLRPLPDTFADLGPLSGILSALRLDPNAAWLVVACDLPLLSEVTLAHLVRHRQPARIATAFQSPENEWPEPLITIWEPSSYPQLLRFLSLGYSCPRKTLINSNIELLPAPAPEELRNVNTPEEAAQVRQELE; encoded by the coding sequence ATGCCGGATAACCAATTACCCCTCAACGACGCGCCTCGCAGCAAGCACGCTCAACTGACCCGCCCACATGCTGGCGAATTCGGCCGGCACGAGTTAGCTATTCTGGGTGCGCCTTGTGGCAAAATCAAGGAGCTGGCGGCCCGTCTGCTGCCTCTGCTACAACCCACGTTGCGTGTGGCCTACGTGGATGCCGACCACGCCGCCGGTGACGACGCGGCGCAAGGTGGCAGCGGGGGCCAAGATGCTATTCTACAGGCCGGTGCCGCCGCCGAGCTGACCGACAAAATCACCTTCACCCGCCTCGATGTGAAGCGCCCGCTGGACAAGTTCAGCCAGCCGGAGCTGTTGCAGCACCAGAATCTGGTGCTCGTGAATGGCAACCATTTCCGGGCCCGCCAGCAGCTCGTGATTCTCGACCCCGCCAAACCCGTAGAAAAAAAGCTGGACCGCCTTACTGATGTGCGGGCCTTGTTGCTGCCCGAAGGCGTAACCGAGGTGCCGGCTTATCTGCAGGCACATGTAGCTGAAGCGCCAGTGCCGGTACTGTCGCTCCACGATACCGCCGCCATTGCCGACCTTATCCTGCAGGAATGGCACGCCGCTGCGCCGCCGCTGCGGGGGCTGGTGTTGGCCGGCGGCCGGAGCCAGCGCATGGGCCAGGACAAAGGCAAACTCAGCTACCACGGCCAGGAGCAGCGCGCGTACGCCGCAGAGATGCTGGCCCTTTTCTGCCAGGACGTGCACGTTTCCTGCCGCCCCGACCAGATAACTGAGCTGGAATACGCCGGCCTGCGCCCTCTGCCCGACACCTTCGCCGATTTGGGTCCGCTGAGCGGCATCCTCTCGGCTCTTCGCCTCGACCCCAACGCGGCCTGGCTGGTAGTAGCCTGCGACCTGCCACTGCTGTCGGAAGTTACGCTGGCGCATCTGGTGCGGCACCGCCAGCCAGCCCGCATAGCCACGGCTTTTCAAAGTCCGGAGAATGAATGGCCGGAGCCGCTTATCACCATTTGGGAGCCGTCCAGCTATCCGCAACTGCTGCGCTTTCTGAGTCTGGGCTATAGCTGTCCGCGCAAAACGCTCATCAACTCGAATATTGAGCTGCTGCCCGCGCCCGCCCCGGAGGAGCTACGCAACGTGAATACGCCCGAGGAAGCTGCGCAGGTACGGCAGGAACTGGAGTAG
- a CDS encoding S41 family peptidase, with amino-acid sequence MKCFYSLLALAAYTLSAQAQQPASGPNSSLKPQQQFKAEQDTAFRRGSGISLSNLNKQQLENLAVLGRVWGFAKYYHPVVARGEVNMDAELFRILPKVLQTSTQQTRSQVLSAWLTSLGPVPACSACREPKPKEVRLQPDLAWLTDQRQVSPALSQKLVYLRQNRNQGPHYYVRSAPSIGNPLFEHEEAYPSAAGSLPDDGLRVLSLFRYWNMIDYFFPYCYAIDGDWQQVLPEFLPRMVAARTPEQYRTTALALIARIQDTHANISDADPIIASYRGTLYAPVQVRFVEGQAVVTEYYDPQLGAATGLQKGDVVLTVDGRKVKDLMAERKPFTPASNEPTQLRNIARDLLRGNTGQVKLLVWRDGKELPFTISRFASNRLNLNFNLGTPDPTAPAWRKLPSNVGHLTLGTIKNKELPAIMAEAQGTKGLIIDIRNYPSDFVVFSLSKYLLSRPAEFVRFSLPTPTYPGLFTTIKPLQVQPGKTLVYPGKVVILVNELSVSQSEYTTMALRAVPGAVVMGSTTAGADGNVSTIVLPGNLTTRISGLGVYYPDGRETQRIGIVPDIEVKPTIAGIRAGRDEVLERAIALIEQQ; translated from the coding sequence ATGAAGTGCTTCTATTCTTTACTGGCCCTTGCGGCCTACACCCTTTCCGCCCAGGCACAGCAGCCGGCTTCAGGGCCCAACTCCTCGCTAAAGCCGCAGCAACAGTTCAAAGCCGAACAGGACACTGCTTTTCGCCGGGGCTCCGGCATTAGCCTCAGCAACCTGAACAAGCAGCAGTTGGAAAACCTAGCGGTACTGGGCCGGGTGTGGGGCTTTGCGAAATACTACCACCCGGTAGTGGCCCGGGGCGAGGTGAACATGGACGCCGAGCTGTTCCGGATATTGCCCAAGGTGTTGCAGACCTCTACCCAACAGACCCGCAGCCAGGTATTGAGCGCTTGGCTTACCAGCCTGGGCCCGGTGCCAGCCTGCTCCGCCTGCAGGGAGCCGAAACCCAAAGAAGTACGCCTGCAGCCCGACCTGGCCTGGCTCACCGACCAGCGCCAGGTTAGCCCGGCGCTCAGCCAGAAATTGGTGTACCTGCGCCAGAACCGCAACCAGGGGCCGCACTACTATGTGCGCAGCGCCCCCAGCATCGGGAACCCGTTGTTTGAGCACGAAGAGGCCTATCCTTCCGCTGCCGGCAGCCTGCCCGACGACGGCCTGCGCGTGCTGTCCCTGTTTCGGTACTGGAACATGATTGACTATTTCTTTCCCTACTGCTACGCCATTGATGGGGACTGGCAGCAGGTGCTACCGGAGTTTCTGCCCCGAATGGTAGCGGCCCGCACCCCGGAGCAGTACCGAACTACGGCCCTGGCCCTCATTGCCCGCATTCAGGATACTCACGCCAATATCTCAGACGCTGACCCCATCATAGCCAGTTACCGGGGTACGCTTTATGCGCCGGTGCAGGTGCGGTTTGTGGAAGGGCAGGCCGTAGTGACGGAATATTATGACCCGCAGCTAGGTGCGGCCACAGGCCTGCAAAAAGGCGATGTGGTGCTGACGGTGGATGGCCGCAAGGTAAAGGACCTCATGGCGGAGCGGAAGCCGTTCACGCCAGCCTCCAACGAGCCTACCCAGCTACGCAACATAGCCCGCGACCTACTGCGCGGCAACACCGGGCAGGTGAAGCTGCTGGTGTGGCGGGATGGCAAAGAGCTGCCCTTTACGATTAGCCGCTTCGCCAGCAACCGGCTCAACCTGAACTTCAACCTGGGCACGCCCGATCCGACTGCCCCGGCCTGGCGCAAGCTTCCGAGCAACGTCGGGCACCTCACGCTGGGCACCATCAAGAACAAAGAGCTGCCGGCTATTATGGCAGAAGCCCAGGGTACCAAGGGCCTAATCATCGACATCCGTAATTATCCGTCGGATTTCGTAGTATTTTCCCTGTCAAAATACCTCTTGAGCCGACCTGCCGAATTCGTCCGGTTCAGCCTGCCAACGCCCACGTACCCGGGCCTGTTCACCACCATCAAGCCGCTGCAGGTGCAACCGGGGAAGACATTGGTCTACCCGGGCAAAGTGGTAATTCTGGTGAATGAACTCTCGGTTAGCCAGTCGGAATACACTACCATGGCTTTGCGGGCGGTGCCGGGGGCCGTGGTAATGGGCAGCACCACTGCCGGGGCCGATGGGAACGTATCCACCATTGTGCTGCCGGGCAACCTCACTACCCGCATTTCCGGCCTGGGCGTGTACTACCCCGACGGCCGCGAAACCCAGCGCATCGGCATTGTGCCGGATATTGAAGTGAAGCCCACCATTGCTGGCATCAGAGCCGGCCGCGACGAGGTGCTGGAACGGGCCATAGCACTGATTGAGCAGCAGTAA
- a CDS encoding molybdenum cofactor biosynthesis protein MoaE encodes MIHIDLTDQPIDIAAALRSVEADGAGAINTFIGTVRNQSTGRPVVRLEYEAYDSMALHQLRKVAEQAAEKWPMVQKITVVHRKGTLYIGDVAVVVAVSTPHRAESFAACQYIIDTLKQVVTIWKKEFYQDGDVWVAAHP; translated from the coding sequence TTGATTCACATCGACCTGACCGACCAGCCCATTGACATAGCCGCTGCCCTGCGCAGCGTGGAAGCCGATGGGGCAGGCGCTATCAATACCTTTATCGGCACGGTACGCAACCAGAGCACCGGCCGCCCCGTGGTCCGGCTGGAGTACGAAGCCTATGATAGCATGGCCCTGCACCAATTGCGCAAAGTGGCCGAGCAGGCCGCCGAAAAGTGGCCGATGGTGCAGAAAATAACCGTCGTGCACCGCAAAGGCACCCTCTATATCGGCGACGTGGCGGTGGTGGTGGCCGTATCTACGCCGCACCGCGCCGAAAGCTTTGCCGCCTGCCAGTACATCATCGATACGCTGAAACAGGTAGTGACTATCTGGAAAAAGGAGTTTTATCAGGACGGCGACGTGTGGGTGGCCGCGCACCCGTAA